Below is a genomic region from Candidatus Manganitrophaceae bacterium.
ACCACTTCCTTGACCGAACTCACATCGATGTTTCGATAATGAAGATAGTCGAAGAGACCCACCATATACCTTTCTAGGAAGCGCCTGTCATGACCGATCGAATTTCCGCAGAGGGGTGATTTCTTTTCAGGGCAATACTGTTGAATGAAATCGAGGGTCTGTTCTTCCGCCTCGTTCATCGAGATGGTCGATTCTTCGATACGTTTAAAAAGTCCTGATTTTGTATGGGTGTCCCGACTCCACTTTTCCATCCCGAGCAGGGTCGTTGGGTTATGATGGATCGCGACGACGGGGCCTTCCGCAAGGATGTTGAGTTGGCTGTCTGTGATCACGGTTGCGATCTCAACGATGGTGCAACGATTCGGATCGAGTCCCGTCATTTCAAGGTCAAGCCAGACCAGGTTTTTTTCACTCTGTTGGTGCGACACG
It encodes:
- a CDS encoding oligoribonuclease, with translation MTGLDPNRCTIVEIATVITDSQLNILAEGPVVAIHHNPTTLLGMEKWSRDTHTKSGLFKRIEESTISMNEAEEQTLDFIQQYCPEKKSPLCGNSIGHDRRFLERYMVGLFDYLHYRNIDVSSVKEVVQRWYPTGPKAPMKKGKHLALDDIYESIEEMKFYREYYFIKPKEPVGLR